The proteins below are encoded in one region of Microbacterium pygmaeum:
- a CDS encoding UbiA family prenyltransferase, with translation MTAVISGLWRASHPGPSVVVTLVALTLGIAMALEPWRIAVLAAAILLGQLSVGLSNDAIDARRDRSVGRTDKPLARGDVSARAAWVAASVTLVLGLALSFALSWQMALAHAIALASAWSYNLGLKSTPVSVVPFVVSFGLLPSLVTLSAADPRVAAGWAWTAGASLGVAIHLTNVLPDLEEDARTGVRGLPHRLGRRASAVIAALALVGGAVAVLIGSDAATGIFSFVMFAGVVAIALAGLILSLVRPPGRWVFRLVMLAALLLCVQLALAGTALAA, from the coding sequence GTGACCGCGGTGATCTCCGGGCTCTGGCGAGCCTCGCACCCCGGGCCGAGCGTGGTCGTCACACTGGTCGCGCTGACGCTCGGGATCGCGATGGCACTCGAGCCCTGGCGGATCGCGGTGCTCGCTGCGGCGATCCTGTTGGGACAGCTGTCGGTCGGCCTCTCCAACGACGCGATCGACGCGCGCCGCGACCGGTCCGTCGGGCGCACGGACAAACCGCTGGCGCGGGGCGACGTGTCGGCGCGGGCGGCGTGGGTGGCGGCATCCGTCACCCTCGTCCTTGGCCTGGCGCTCTCGTTCGCGCTGAGCTGGCAGATGGCGCTCGCCCACGCGATCGCGCTCGCCTCGGCGTGGTCGTACAACCTCGGGCTGAAGTCGACGCCGGTCTCGGTGGTCCCGTTCGTGGTGAGCTTCGGGCTGCTTCCCTCGCTCGTGACCCTGTCGGCGGCGGACCCGCGGGTGGCGGCCGGGTGGGCGTGGACTGCAGGGGCGAGCCTCGGCGTCGCGATCCACCTCACCAACGTGCTCCCGGATCTCGAGGAGGACGCCCGCACCGGCGTACGGGGTCTGCCGCATCGCCTGGGCCGTCGCGCATCGGCGGTGATCGCGGCGCTCGCGCTGGTGGGTGGAGCAGTGGCGGTGCTGATCGGATCGGATGCCGCAACCGGCATATTCAGTTTCGTCATGTTCGCCGGGGTCGTTGCGATCGCCCTGGCCGGCCTGATCCTCTCCCTCGTCCGGCCGCCCGGCCGATGGGTGTTCCGCCTCGTGATGCTCGCGGCGCTGCTGCTGTGCGTGCAGCTCGCCCTCGCCGGGACGGCACTCGCCGCCTGA
- a CDS encoding FAD-dependent oxidoreductase: MAERSTHSPDVVVIGAGPVGLLLASQLSRSGVDVEVLERRPSNGSGSRAIGVHAPVLAALEPSGLTERLLASATRVPRGEARSGGRLLGVVHFDRLSMRFPFVATLPQAETERMLAAGAPQPLRGATVSAIIPRADGVHVRAGIGGRPTERTIPIVVVASGAGGRDLVFRKDAIGGHEYRDRYLMTDLALEPRPDADTAIVNLDRNGVLESFPMPGGVRRFVAWDRPGADPDPAARVIRLRAALATRGEEVASERVSEATAFGVRRFIAPRMRNGRVLVIGDAAHEVSPIGGQGMNLGLLDAAGLAPLLVEWVRTGQAPDRALHAWEQRRVRSATIAARLAALNTGLGRPLGAAANATRGVALRAMLAGPIGRLFASAYAMGLDRGA; this comes from the coding sequence GTGGCTGAGCGCTCGACGCATTCGCCCGACGTCGTCGTGATCGGCGCCGGGCCGGTGGGGCTGCTGCTCGCTTCGCAGCTGTCCCGCTCCGGCGTGGACGTGGAGGTGCTCGAGCGCCGCCCGTCGAACGGATCGGGCTCGCGGGCGATCGGCGTGCACGCGCCGGTCCTCGCCGCGCTCGAGCCGTCGGGGCTGACCGAGCGGCTGCTCGCGTCGGCGACCCGAGTGCCGCGCGGCGAGGCGCGCTCCGGCGGGCGGCTGCTCGGCGTGGTGCATTTCGACCGGCTCTCGATGCGCTTCCCGTTCGTCGCGACGCTGCCGCAGGCCGAGACCGAGCGGATGCTGGCCGCCGGCGCCCCCCAGCCGCTCCGCGGAGCGACGGTGTCGGCGATCATCCCGCGCGCCGACGGCGTGCACGTGCGGGCGGGAATCGGCGGCCGACCGACCGAAAGGACGATTCCGATCGTCGTGGTGGCCTCCGGCGCCGGTGGGCGCGACCTCGTCTTCCGGAAGGACGCGATCGGCGGACACGAGTACCGCGACCGCTATCTGATGACCGATCTCGCCCTCGAACCGCGACCCGACGCCGACACGGCGATCGTGAACCTCGACCGCAACGGCGTCCTCGAGTCCTTTCCCATGCCCGGAGGCGTACGCCGCTTCGTCGCGTGGGACCGGCCAGGCGCCGACCCCGACCCGGCGGCGCGCGTCATACGGCTGCGCGCCGCGCTCGCGACGCGCGGCGAGGAGGTGGCATCCGAGCGGGTCTCCGAGGCGACCGCCTTCGGCGTGCGCCGCTTCATCGCCCCGCGGATGCGCAACGGTCGCGTCCTCGTGATCGGCGATGCCGCACATGAGGTCAGTCCCATCGGCGGACAGGGGATGAATCTCGGGCTCCTGGATGCCGCCGGCCTGGCGCCGCTCCTCGTGGAATGGGTCCGCACCGGGCAGGCACCCGATCGCGCACTGCACGCGTGGGAGCAGCGGCGTGTCCGCTCGGCGACGATCGCCGCGCGGCTGGCCGCACTGAACACCGGGCTCGGACGGCCGCTGGGCGCCGCCGCGAACGCGACACGGGGCGTCGCGCTGCGCGCGATGCTCGCGGGGCCGATCGGCCGCCTGTTCGCCTCCGCGTACGCGATGGGCCTGGACCGCGGGGCCTGA
- a CDS encoding methyltransferase domain-containing protein: MSLTVRDVDLRELMDDPDCDEQRLAATLRRFGTINRLISGWGGVYERRLRPHLARLGRPARVLDLGCGGGDVLARLAGLARSDGLDVEWVGVDPDPRALAVAGKRATSGVRFRCADSSILVDEGERFDAVISNHVLHHLDADELRSFTADSLALATGPVMHGDIERGRLAQTLYAVGITPFAPGTFLRTDGLRSIRRSYRRDELRAALGPEWAVEHPASFRLLAVGNGRG; this comes from the coding sequence GTGAGCCTGACCGTCCGCGACGTCGATCTGCGCGAGCTGATGGACGATCCGGACTGCGACGAGCAACGGCTCGCGGCGACCCTGCGGCGGTTCGGCACGATCAACCGGCTGATCTCGGGGTGGGGCGGGGTCTACGAGCGGCGACTCCGGCCGCACCTGGCACGGCTCGGACGGCCCGCCCGCGTGCTCGACCTCGGATGCGGGGGCGGTGATGTGCTCGCGCGCCTCGCCGGCCTGGCGCGGTCCGACGGACTCGATGTCGAGTGGGTCGGCGTGGATCCAGACCCGCGGGCGCTGGCAGTGGCGGGCAAGCGAGCCACCTCGGGCGTGCGCTTCCGGTGCGCAGACTCGTCGATTCTGGTGGACGAAGGCGAGCGCTTCGACGCCGTGATCTCCAACCACGTCCTGCACCACCTGGATGCGGACGAGCTGCGCTCGTTCACCGCCGACTCCCTCGCCCTGGCGACCGGGCCGGTCATGCACGGCGACATCGAGCGCGGGCGGCTGGCGCAGACGCTGTACGCCGTGGGCATCACCCCCTTCGCCCCAGGCACGTTCCTGAGGACGGACGGGTTGCGCTCGATCCGCCGCAGCTACCGCCGCGACGAGCTGCGTGCAGCGCTCGGGCCGGAGTGGGCCGTCGAGCATCCGGCATCCTTCCGCCTTCTCGCGGTCGGGAACGGGCGTGGCTGA
- a CDS encoding type III polyketide synthase, whose amino-acid sequence MSARILSIGTAVPPTTIEQHDIRDFFISQAGGDRLAQRLVRATFDAADIDTRHTVLPELGKAGSAALDGLFVDDRGLLRSPGTGLRNAEYMRHAPALSNDAARTAMQDAGVEASAITHVVTASCTGCYAPGPDFRIVRDLGLAPTTERYHLGFLGCAAAFPALRLADRICAAQPGSVVLVVCTELCSLHIRPSSSPDQIVASSVFADGAAAAIVTGVADGDVRGGLEIQRFATTITEDGEADMAWTIGDDGFEMVLTGEVPRIIGREIRGAVDGFLLGEPVDTWAVHPGGRSILDRVQTGLDLDPSALRTSRAVLREHGNMSSATILFILERMLRDDAIAAGATIAGLAFGPGLTVESALLTKLPAPSATPTAAPAVRDHELAGAA is encoded by the coding sequence ATGAGCGCACGCATCCTGTCGATCGGCACCGCCGTTCCGCCGACGACGATCGAACAGCATGACATCCGCGACTTCTTCATCTCCCAGGCCGGAGGCGATCGCCTCGCTCAGCGGCTGGTTCGCGCAACCTTCGACGCCGCCGACATCGACACCCGTCACACCGTGCTCCCCGAACTCGGGAAGGCGGGCAGCGCCGCCCTGGACGGACTGTTCGTCGACGACCGAGGACTGCTCCGCTCTCCGGGAACCGGCCTGCGCAACGCCGAGTACATGCGGCACGCACCGGCGCTGTCGAACGATGCCGCGCGCACCGCGATGCAGGACGCCGGGGTCGAGGCATCCGCCATCACTCACGTCGTGACCGCCTCGTGCACCGGCTGCTACGCGCCCGGACCGGACTTCCGCATCGTGCGCGATCTCGGCCTCGCCCCGACGACCGAGCGCTACCACCTGGGCTTCCTCGGGTGCGCCGCGGCGTTTCCCGCACTGCGGCTCGCCGACCGGATCTGCGCGGCGCAGCCGGGGTCAGTGGTGCTGGTCGTATGCACGGAGCTGTGCAGCCTGCACATCCGCCCGAGCTCATCACCCGACCAGATCGTGGCCTCGTCCGTGTTCGCGGACGGCGCCGCGGCGGCGATCGTCACCGGCGTCGCGGACGGCGATGTCCGCGGCGGCCTCGAGATCCAGCGCTTCGCGACGACGATCACCGAGGACGGCGAAGCCGACATGGCCTGGACGATCGGCGACGACGGATTCGAGATGGTCCTGACCGGCGAGGTGCCGCGGATCATCGGCCGTGAGATCCGCGGAGCCGTCGACGGGTTCCTTCTCGGCGAGCCGGTCGACACCTGGGCGGTGCATCCCGGCGGCCGCAGCATCCTGGACCGCGTGCAGACCGGCCTCGACCTCGATCCCAGCGCGCTGCGGACCTCACGGGCGGTGCTGCGGGAACATGGGAACATGTCGAGCGCGACGATCCTGTTCATCCTCGAGCGGATGCTGCGCGATGACGCGATCGCGGCGGGCGCCACGATCGCCGGGCTGGCGTTCGGGCCGGGCCTCACCGTCGAGTCGGCGCTGCTCACCAAACTTCCGGCGCCGAGCGCGACGCCCACCGCCGCACCCGCTGTCCGCGATCACGAGCTGGCGGGAGCCGCGTGA
- a CDS encoding MFS transporter, with product MSQSVPDEAASDTPVTRSLWRDGNFLTMWSGQAFSQFGAQITELAIPVLAVLLLGATEFEVGVLTAANVAAFLIVGLPAGAWIDRMRKRHVMIWADAARAVALGAVPLLWMLGMLQIWHLVLVALIMGIATVFFDVSYQSIIPSLVRTDQIGEANGKLESTQQLAGLAGPAVGGGLISALSAPIAVVATVGTYLVSMVALLFTRDHEVRRAPEDHGPILREIGDGLRWVFGNRFLRRIVATTGLANFFGTIATTLLPIFILRTLELSPAEMGVIFSLGAVGGLVGAVVTPRIIRRIGEARAIPVSVIGFSLAPLLLPVASLVPQIAFPFLVLQSFVFSFTVLLYNITQVTFRQRITPPRLLGRMNASIRFCVWGVMPIAALIAGALGTWIGVVPTIWIASILEMFAGLFVLIGPFWSLRDLPDPEPAAAPAPAPAPGPGPGPGPGPTT from the coding sequence ATGTCCCAATCGGTCCCCGACGAGGCCGCGAGCGATACGCCCGTGACGCGTTCACTCTGGCGCGACGGCAACTTCCTGACGATGTGGTCGGGTCAGGCGTTCAGCCAGTTCGGCGCACAGATCACCGAGCTGGCGATCCCGGTGCTGGCGGTGCTGCTGCTGGGCGCCACCGAGTTCGAGGTCGGCGTGCTGACGGCCGCGAACGTGGCCGCCTTCCTGATCGTGGGGCTGCCGGCAGGCGCCTGGATCGACCGCATGCGCAAGCGGCACGTCATGATCTGGGCCGACGCCGCGCGCGCGGTCGCGCTGGGTGCCGTCCCTCTGCTGTGGATGCTCGGGATGCTGCAGATCTGGCACCTGGTGCTCGTGGCGCTCATCATGGGGATCGCCACGGTGTTCTTCGACGTGTCGTACCAGAGCATCATCCCGTCCCTGGTCCGGACGGATCAGATCGGCGAGGCCAACGGCAAGCTCGAGTCGACCCAGCAGCTCGCAGGCCTCGCCGGCCCTGCCGTCGGCGGTGGCCTGATCAGCGCCCTCAGCGCGCCGATCGCGGTCGTCGCAACGGTCGGCACCTATCTCGTCTCGATGGTCGCCCTGCTCTTCACCCGCGACCATGAGGTGCGGCGCGCTCCCGAGGACCACGGCCCGATCCTCCGCGAGATCGGTGACGGTCTGCGCTGGGTGTTCGGCAATCGGTTCCTCCGGCGGATCGTGGCCACCACCGGCCTCGCGAACTTCTTCGGCACGATCGCCACGACGCTGCTGCCGATCTTCATCCTCCGGACCCTCGAGCTGAGCCCGGCCGAGATGGGCGTGATCTTCTCGCTCGGCGCGGTGGGCGGGCTCGTCGGCGCTGTCGTGACGCCACGGATCATCCGCCGCATCGGCGAGGCCCGCGCGATCCCGGTGAGTGTGATCGGATTCAGCCTCGCTCCGCTGCTGCTGCCGGTGGCCTCGCTCGTGCCGCAGATCGCGTTCCCGTTCCTCGTGCTGCAGTCCTTCGTCTTCAGCTTCACGGTGCTGCTGTACAACATCACCCAGGTGACCTTCCGACAGCGGATCACCCCACCGCGCCTGCTCGGCCGCATGAACGCGTCGATCCGGTTCTGCGTCTGGGGCGTCATGCCGATCGCCGCCCTGATCGCCGGCGCGCTGGGGACGTGGATCGGCGTCGTCCCGACGATCTGGATCGCGTCGATCCTCGAGATGTTCGCCGGCCTGTTCGTGCTGATCGGTCCGTTCTGGAGCCTGCGCGATCTGCCCGACCCCGAGCCGGCGGCGGCACCGGCGCCCGCTCCCGCACCAGGCCCCGGCCCCGGCCCCGGCCCCGGACCTACGACGTGA
- a CDS encoding helix-turn-helix domain-containing protein produces MRALSSPLRLRVLRLCAFESRTNKELAQLLGVNPGTMLHHVRTLVQTGFLAAEPERAGNQGAREVPYRATGLSWRTSVPGGSHVLVETFLQQIEGVTDEELDVTWLGLKLNAAHKAELEERLYALVNEFKERGPDAGGDTYSLFTALHPDLNPPAGA; encoded by the coding sequence ATGCGCGCGCTGAGTTCTCCGCTGCGGCTGCGTGTCCTGCGTCTGTGTGCATTCGAGTCGCGGACGAACAAGGAGCTCGCCCAGCTCCTCGGCGTCAACCCGGGCACGATGCTGCATCATGTGCGCACACTGGTGCAGACCGGCTTCCTCGCCGCCGAGCCCGAACGCGCGGGAAACCAAGGCGCCCGAGAGGTCCCGTACCGCGCCACCGGGCTGTCGTGGCGCACGTCGGTGCCGGGCGGCTCGCACGTGCTCGTCGAGACCTTCCTCCAGCAGATCGAGGGCGTGACCGATGAGGAACTGGACGTCACCTGGCTGGGGCTCAAGCTCAACGCGGCGCACAAGGCCGAACTCGAGGAGCGCCTCTACGCCCTCGTCAATGAGTTCAAAGAGCGCGGACCGGATGCCGGCGGCGACACCTACTCGCTCTTCACCGCGCTGCATCCCGACCTCAACCCGCCCGCGGGGGCCTGA
- the rraA gene encoding ribonuclease E activity regulator RraA, producing MTIATADLYDERGDALDSLSLQLQDLGGRVAFDGPVRTIRCFRDNALVKTALAAPGDGAVLVVDGGGSLESALVGDLIAASAVRNGWAGIVVHGAIRDREELADLPIGIKALGSNPRRSAKDGAGETDVPVTIAGVVFRPGAHLWADADGVLVER from the coding sequence ATGACGATCGCGACCGCCGACCTGTACGACGAGCGCGGCGACGCGCTGGACTCGCTGTCCCTGCAGCTGCAGGACCTGGGGGGCCGCGTCGCCTTCGACGGGCCGGTCCGCACGATCCGGTGCTTCCGTGACAACGCGCTGGTCAAGACCGCGCTCGCCGCGCCCGGCGACGGCGCCGTGCTCGTCGTCGACGGCGGCGGGTCGCTCGAGTCGGCGCTCGTCGGCGACCTGATCGCCGCATCGGCGGTCCGCAACGGGTGGGCGGGGATCGTCGTGCACGGCGCGATCCGCGACAGAGAAGAACTGGCCGACCTTCCGATCGGCATCAAAGCCCTCGGCTCGAATCCGCGCAGGAGCGCGAAGGACGGCGCGGGCGAGACCGATGTCCCGGTGACGATCGCGGGCGTGGTCTTCCGCCCGGGAGCCCACCTCTGGGCCGACGCCGACGGGGTGCTCGTCGAGCGCTGA
- a CDS encoding VOC family protein, producing the protein MTGFQTDGAFSGFAVNDIDAARTFYGETLGLDVRDNEMGFLNLSLASGGSILIYSKPNHEPASYTILNFPVDDVDAAVEELNSRGVNTKIYADDDFPSDSKGIVRGDGRGPDIAWFRDPAGNVLAVLAG; encoded by the coding sequence ATGACCGGATTCCAGACTGACGGCGCCTTCAGCGGCTTCGCCGTGAACGACATCGACGCGGCCCGCACCTTCTACGGCGAGACACTCGGACTCGACGTGCGTGACAACGAGATGGGGTTCCTGAACCTCTCCCTCGCGTCGGGGGGCAGCATCCTCATCTACTCGAAGCCGAATCACGAGCCGGCGAGCTATACGATCCTCAACTTCCCGGTCGACGACGTCGATGCGGCGGTCGAGGAGCTGAACTCGCGCGGCGTGAACACCAAGATCTATGCCGACGACGACTTCCCGTCGGATTCGAAGGGCATCGTGCGCGGCGACGGACGGGGCCCGGACATCGCGTGGTTCCGCGATCCGGCGGGCAACGTGCTGGCGGTGCTCGCCGGCTGA
- a CDS encoding nitroreductase family protein: protein MNTLTSRRAATETTILDVLTERWSTRIFDADAPNDEDALASALEAARWAPTAANTQPWRVIVARRGSAAHAAVVGALAGFNAVWAGDAGALIVFVAETERDGKPLAWAQYDTGQVAAHFTVQAHADGLSTHQMGGFDRAAISTAFGLDEALVPMTVMAVGSLGDIRTASDELQARENAPRTRRPLAESVLVSQ, encoded by the coding sequence ATGAACACGCTCACCAGCCGCCGCGCCGCAACCGAGACGACCATCCTCGACGTCCTCACCGAACGGTGGAGCACGCGCATCTTCGACGCGGACGCCCCGAACGACGAGGACGCGCTCGCCAGCGCCCTCGAGGCCGCCCGCTGGGCGCCGACCGCCGCGAACACGCAGCCCTGGCGCGTGATCGTCGCCCGACGCGGCAGCGCCGCCCATGCCGCGGTCGTCGGAGCGCTCGCCGGCTTCAACGCGGTCTGGGCCGGCGATGCCGGCGCCCTTATCGTGTTCGTCGCCGAGACGGAGCGCGACGGCAAGCCCCTCGCGTGGGCGCAGTACGACACCGGGCAGGTGGCCGCGCACTTCACCGTGCAGGCGCACGCCGACGGCCTTTCCACCCACCAGATGGGCGGCTTCGACCGCGCCGCGATCTCGACGGCCTTCGGACTCGACGAGGCCCTGGTGCCGATGACGGTGATGGCGGTCGGCAGCCTCGGCGACATCCGCACCGCATCCGACGAGCTGCAGGCGCGCGAGAACGCGCCGCGCACCCGGCGCCCGCTCGCGGAGTCGGTGCTGGTCAGCCAGTAG
- a CDS encoding glucose-6-phosphate dehydrogenase — protein MTTTPLPAATTEMTTLIVLGASGDLTSRLLMPALGQLLTREPERSIRLIGAGMDDWDDAHWRSVVTASFATMDASGPAVDAVLAGAVYRRSDITKPEDLEALLALAEGRPAFYFAVPPAIAAKACVALESVTLPDGLILALEKPFGIDEASAHALNAQLATLIPEDQVHRIDHFLGRSTVLNVLGVRFTNRIAEPVWSAEHIDSVVIRYDEALGLEGRAGYYDKAGALVDMIQSHLLQVLAVVAMDPPSTLSAVDLRDAKAMVLRATSIWGGDPVASSHRARYTGGTIGDRTFLSYADEEGVDPALGTETLAEMTVAIATARWQGVPFILRSGKALGDRRSEIVITFKPVSHLPTGFSGAADPTVLRLTLGPDRMALEINLNGPGDPFHLDRASLEAEFGEGELLAYAEVLQGILDGDPTLSVRGDTAEQCWRIVQPVLDAWRENAVPLDEYPAGTPGPAGWPQL, from the coding sequence ATGACCACCACGCCTCTGCCGGCCGCGACCACCGAGATGACGACCCTGATCGTCCTCGGCGCGTCCGGCGACCTCACCTCGAGACTGCTGATGCCGGCGCTGGGCCAGCTGCTGACGAGGGAGCCGGAGCGCAGCATCCGTCTCATCGGCGCGGGCATGGACGACTGGGATGACGCGCATTGGCGGTCGGTGGTGACGGCGTCCTTCGCGACGATGGATGCCTCGGGTCCGGCCGTCGACGCGGTGCTCGCCGGCGCCGTCTACCGGCGCTCCGACATCACGAAGCCCGAGGACCTCGAGGCGCTCCTGGCGTTGGCAGAGGGACGCCCCGCGTTCTACTTCGCGGTGCCGCCCGCGATCGCCGCGAAGGCGTGCGTCGCGCTGGAATCGGTGACCCTGCCGGACGGCCTGATCCTGGCGCTGGAGAAGCCCTTCGGCATCGACGAGGCGAGCGCGCATGCGCTGAACGCGCAGCTGGCGACGCTGATCCCCGAGGATCAGGTGCATCGGATCGATCACTTCCTCGGCCGCTCGACCGTGCTGAACGTGCTGGGCGTGCGCTTCACCAACCGCATCGCGGAACCCGTCTGGTCGGCTGAGCACATCGATTCCGTCGTGATCCGCTATGACGAGGCACTCGGCCTCGAAGGACGTGCGGGGTACTACGACAAGGCCGGCGCCCTGGTCGACATGATCCAGAGCCACCTGCTGCAGGTGCTGGCGGTCGTCGCGATGGACCCGCCGTCGACCCTGAGCGCGGTGGACCTGCGCGATGCGAAGGCGATGGTGCTGCGCGCCACCAGCATCTGGGGCGGTGACCCCGTGGCATCCTCCCATCGCGCCCGCTACACCGGCGGCACGATCGGCGACCGGACCTTCCTCTCCTACGCCGACGAGGAGGGGGTCGACCCGGCGCTCGGCACCGAGACGCTGGCCGAGATGACCGTCGCCATTGCGACGGCGCGATGGCAGGGCGTGCCCTTCATCCTCCGCTCGGGCAAGGCCCTGGGCGATCGGCGCAGCGAGATCGTGATCACCTTCAAGCCGGTCTCGCACCTGCCGACCGGCTTCAGCGGTGCGGCGGACCCGACCGTCTTGCGTCTCACGCTCGGCCCCGACCGGATGGCGCTGGAGATCAACCTCAACGGCCCCGGCGACCCGTTCCACCTCGACCGCGCGTCACTGGAGGCCGAGTTCGGCGAGGGTGAACTGCTGGCGTACGCCGAAGTGCTGCAGGGCATCCTCGACGGCGACCCGACGCTGTCGGTGCGCGGCGACACCGCCGAGCAGTGCTGGCGCATCGTGCAGCCGGTCCTGGACGCATGGCGTGAGAACGCTGTTCCGCTCGACGAGTACCCGGCGGGCACCCCGGGGCCGGCGGGGTGGCCTCAGCTCTGA
- a CDS encoding glycoside hydrolase family 15 protein — translation MASPIEDYAILSDCHTAALVSREGSIDWLCLPRYDSPSTFGALLGNPDHGRWSLRPSDPDAVTTRRYDAEGFVLITRWETADGVAEVVDLMPHGDRRADVIRRIRGVSGSVQFEQELRVRFDYARALPWMHQAGTEDEPALVAIAGPDALVVRGAPLTANDHFHTGTISISAGEKVDLTLTWFPAHREVPGPVDVDRALETTAAWWATWADSIEHEGPYHDEVVRSLLVLRALTHEDTGGIVAAATTSLPEDFGGVRNWDYRYVWLRDASLTLEALLEHGFTPEAEEWRQWLLRAIAGSPADVQIMYGLAGERRLTERELPNFPGYDGAAPVRIGNGAVDQFQADVIGEVMIALEAARLAGVDETPYSWPLQRALLSFVEENIDRPDNGIWEIRGEPQLFTHSRVMVWAAFDCGVRAVRIHGLDGDAEHWERLRDRMRQEIDAAGYDAERGHFVQSYGSTEVDASLLLLPLVGFCAPDDPRMIGTVAEIERRLMHDGLLHRYRTQSQVDGLPGHEHPFLACSFWLVEQYAATGRDDDADELMDRVCGLVNDVGLLSEEYDVTLRRHAGNTPQALSHLSLVRAADALAGRRGRAAHRSR, via the coding sequence ATGGCATCCCCCATCGAGGACTATGCGATCCTCAGCGACTGTCACACGGCCGCGCTCGTCTCACGGGAGGGGAGCATCGACTGGCTGTGCCTGCCGCGCTACGACTCGCCGTCCACGTTCGGCGCGCTGCTGGGCAATCCCGATCACGGCAGATGGTCGCTGCGGCCGAGCGATCCGGATGCCGTCACCACCCGGCGCTACGACGCCGAGGGGTTCGTGCTGATCACCCGGTGGGAGACCGCGGACGGTGTCGCCGAGGTCGTGGACCTGATGCCGCACGGCGACCGGCGCGCGGATGTCATCCGCCGCATCCGCGGCGTCTCCGGGTCCGTGCAGTTCGAGCAGGAGCTGCGCGTGCGGTTCGATTACGCGCGGGCGCTCCCGTGGATGCATCAGGCCGGAACGGAGGACGAACCCGCACTCGTGGCGATCGCCGGACCCGACGCGCTCGTCGTGCGCGGCGCACCGTTGACCGCGAACGATCACTTCCACACGGGCACGATCTCGATCTCGGCCGGGGAAAAGGTCGATCTCACGCTCACCTGGTTCCCCGCGCACCGCGAGGTGCCCGGTCCGGTGGATGTCGACAGGGCGCTCGAGACCACTGCGGCCTGGTGGGCGACGTGGGCCGACAGCATCGAGCACGAGGGCCCCTACCACGACGAGGTCGTCCGCTCCCTGCTCGTGCTGCGCGCCCTCACGCACGAAGACACCGGGGGTATCGTCGCCGCGGCCACCACGTCCCTGCCGGAGGACTTCGGTGGCGTGCGCAACTGGGACTACAGGTACGTGTGGCTCCGGGATGCCTCGCTGACGCTGGAGGCGCTCCTCGAGCACGGCTTCACCCCCGAGGCCGAGGAATGGCGCCAGTGGCTGCTCCGCGCGATCGCCGGATCGCCCGCCGACGTGCAGATCATGTACGGCCTCGCGGGTGAGCGCCGGCTGACCGAGCGCGAACTGCCGAACTTCCCCGGATACGACGGCGCGGCGCCGGTGCGGATCGGCAACGGCGCCGTCGATCAGTTCCAGGCGGATGTCATCGGCGAGGTCATGATCGCGCTCGAGGCGGCTCGCCTGGCCGGCGTCGACGAGACGCCGTACTCATGGCCGCTGCAGCGCGCGTTGCTGTCGTTCGTCGAGGAGAACATCGACCGGCCCGACAACGGCATCTGGGAGATCCGTGGAGAGCCGCAGCTGTTCACGCACTCGCGCGTGATGGTGTGGGCTGCCTTCGACTGCGGTGTGCGCGCTGTCCGCATCCACGGTCTCGACGGCGACGCCGAGCATTGGGAGCGGCTCCGAGACCGCATGCGGCAGGAGATCGATGCAGCCGGCTACGACGCCGAACGCGGACACTTCGTCCAGTCGTACGGATCGACGGAGGTCGACGCGTCGCTCCTGCTGCTGCCGCTCGTCGGCTTCTGCGCACCCGACGATCCGCGGATGATCGGGACCGTGGCGGAGATCGAGCGGCGCCTGATGCACGATGGTCTGCTGCACCGGTACCGCACGCAGTCGCAGGTCGACGGGCTGCCGGGACATGAGCATCCCTTCCTGGCCTGCTCGTTCTGGCTGGTGGAGCAGTATGCCGCCACCGGTCGCGACGACGATGCCGACGAGCTCATGGACCGGGTGTGCGGACTGGTCAACGACGTCGGTCTGCTCAGCGAGGAGTACGACGTCACGCTGCGACGCCACGCCGGCAACACGCCCCAAGCGCTGTCGCACCTCTCGCTCGTGCGAGCGGCGGACGCGCTGGCCGGACGCCGGGGCCGGGCAGCTCACCGCAGTCGTTAG